The genome window ATGGCATCGGCTTCATCCGGCAGTTTGGCTAAAAAGTGCCTTTCAATCTTACGGAATAAAGTTAACTCCACCTTTTTAGGGTCAACCAGCACAAACTTAAGCTCGGCGGGGTGCTTTTTAAACAGCAGCGAAACCAATATGGCGTTAATACCAACGGATTTACCCTGCCCGGTAGCACCCGCCACCAGCAGGTGGGGCATTTTGGCAAGGTCGGCAATAAATACCTCGTTGCTAATGGTTTTGCCCAGCGCAATCGGCAGGTCCATGGTAGTGTTCTGGTATTTTTCTGTTGACAGTACCGACCGCATGGATACCATTTCGGGATGCTGGTTGGGCACCTCTATACCTATGGTTCCTTTACCCGGCATAGGTGCAATAATACGGATACCCAATGCTGCCAGGCTCAGCGCAATATCATCCTCCAGGTTTTTGATCTTGGAGATGCGCACACCAGGTGCCGGTATAATTTCATATAAGGTAACAGTGGGGCCAATAGTCGCCTTTATTTTATCAATCTCAATGTTATAATGGTTCAGCGTTTCAACAATCTTATTCTTGTTGGCTTCCAGCTCATCAGAGTTTACGCTTATCTTGTTCGATCCGTAGTTTTCCAGCAGGTCCAGTGTTGGGTATTTGTAGCTTGAAAGCTCCAGTGTATGGTCATACTTGCCAAACTGCTCCAGCAGGCTCTCCGCTTTTTTATCGTCGTCAGTTTTTTCAATATTCAAAACCGGGGTAGGGCGGGTAACGCCAACGGTGAGCGGGATATCGTTTTCTTCTTCAGCCTCATCGGTTTTTGGCGGATCGGGCATTAACACTACGGGCTCATGAAACACCGGGTTTTGTACAAATGCCTGTTGCTTAACGGGCTCCGGGTTAACCATTTTTTCTGTATTCTCTTTTTGCCGGTTAGCGCGGCCCGGCCATTCAACCGGTAGTGAGATCTCTTCTTCTTCCAGTTCAACAGGTTCAGGTACAATATGGTCAACGGGGGCAGAGGGAACCGTTTTAGCGCTGCGTGAAGGAATTTTGAAGTCGATATTGTAAGCAATCACCAATATTGCTAACGCCAGGAACACCAGGATCCCGGCAGTGCCTGCCTGGCCTATCTGCGCATCCAGCAGTCGGTTGGTCCAGTAGCCGAAACCCCCTTCCAGGTAGTTAGGTGTTTCCGTTATAAATGCATGGAAAAAACCCATGGCTACGGAAATAAATACCAGCAGGAAAAAACTATAGGCAAGGGTTTTGCTTAAAGGCACCAGGCGAACCTTGAAAAGCATGCGGTAGCCGGCAATAAAAAATACAAATACAAATACAAAAGATGCGAGGCCGAACCATTCAAATATGAACTGGTTAGAGAGCAAGGCACCTAATTTGCCGGCCCAGTTATCAACCATTGGGTTTTTAACGCCGTTTTCCATCAGTTCCTGCGTGGTGCGGAACAGGTTGTGCCAGCCGCCATTAGCCGCCGATACATAGCTCTGATCTTCCTGCCAGGTAAACAGGTAGGCCGTAAATGCTATCAAAAAATACACCGATAAAAGCAGTAAAAATAAGCCCGATATTTTTATCACTTTGCTGTTGAGCAGGTCCGACGGACGCAGCCTTTCTTCCCTTTGTTTTACGGGCCTTTCTTTCTCAATCTTTTGATTGGGCTGGCGGGGCTGATTTTCCTGCTTGAAACTATTTGACCTAAACTGATTTCCTTTTACCGGCATCCTGATGTAACCCTGTTATTGTGCAAATATAAAGTTAATAGATTAAACAACTTATTTGGGTGGATTTTTTAATTAAAATCATAGCCGGGGGCATTTCCATACTAATTATTTTAACAGTTATGTAACGAAAATGATAGGGAACAGTGTTTAACTTTCGTTAGGCTTTTTCGTATTAGGGATTGTTTTTACCCCGTTTAAGATAGTATGCTATTCAATTCTATTGATTTTGTATTTTTTTACATCATAGTAACTACCTTGTACTTTGTAGTTCCCCATAAACTCAAATGGGTAATTTTGCTGGCAGCAAGCTGCTATTTTTACATGGCGTTTGTGCCCATTTATATTCTTATACTGGGTTTCACTATTGTTATTGATTATTTTGCCGGCATCTATATAGAGAATGAGCACAACCCCCGTCGCCGCAAAATGCTGCTTGCGGCAAGTCTGGCTGCCAACGTCGGAATTCTTATTTTTTTTAAATACTTTAATTTCCTAAATCTTAATGTTAATATCCTTTGCAATAAGTTTAACTATCATAACCCAATCCCTTATTTAAGCATACTGTTACCTATCGGCTTGTCTTTTCATACTTTCCAGGCAATGAGTTATACCATTGAGGTGTACCGGGGTAAGCAAAAAGCTGAGAAGCACTTTGGGATCTACAGTTTATATGTAATGTTTTATCCGCAACTGGTTGCGGGGCCAATTGAAAGGCCGCAAAATATTTTACCGCAATTGCACAAAAAACATGAGTTTAACTATGATTTAATGCAATCGGGCTTGAAAATGATGTTATGGGGCTTTTTCAAAAAACTGGTAATTGCCGATAGGCTTTCCATTTTTGTAAACTCCGTTTATAACAACCCTGATATGCATAACGGAACTACCATTGTTATTGCATCGTTTTTTTTTGCTATCCAAATATATTGTGATTTTTCAGGATATACAGATATAGCCATAGGTTGTGCCAGAACTATGGGTTTTGATTTAATGAAAAACTTCGACCGACCGTATTTTGCCTCCAATATCCAGGATTTCTGGCGGAGATGGCATATCTCGCTGTCAACCTGGTTTCGTGATTATGTTTATTTTCCTTTGGGAGGTAGTAAAGGATCCCGCAGTCGCACGTGCTTCAATCTATTCGTCATTTTTTTACTGAGCGGCATTTGGCATGGTGCTAACTACACCTATGTTATTTGGGGCATGCTGCACGGTTTATACTCAGTAATCTATATCGTTATTAAGCCTTATTTACGTAAAACGCCTTCAAATAAAGTGGCTGCAACCTTAATGCGCATGGGTAATATTGCATTAACGCTTTCATTTGTAACTTTTGCCTGGATTTTTTTCAGGGCCGCCACTATTCACGATGCTTTTACGCTGATCCATAATTTGAAGAGTTTTGGGGCTGCGCCGTTTATAGGAGATGGGATTAGCAACTTTGCACAATCTGTACTGGGCATCCTGCTTTTGTTTGTCCTTGAGTATAAAATTGAATACCACCCTGATCAATTTAATTTTTTTAGCTCGCCCAATATTGTAGTAAGATGGGGGGCGCTGGTTTTTACCATATTATGGATAATTGTTTTCGGTGTGTTTAATGGCAGTCAGTTCATATACTTTCAATTTTGATGAAAAGCAAAGTAATAATTAGATTTTTTGTGAGGTTAGCTGCATTTTCTGTTGTGTTAATTGCAGCGGACCGCTTAGCAGGTTTCGCATTAAAAAAAATATATTTTAATCAGCATGTGGGGCAGTTTAGTCAAACTACTTATGCTATTGATAGTGCCTGCCAGGATCTTATGATCTTCGGCAGCTCAAGGGCTGTCCGTCACTATTCACCAACCATCATCTCCAAAGGTACAGGGATAAGTTGTTATGATTCAGGCAGGGATGGGCTGATGATCCCGTATTCAGCGGCTATTGAAGAGGTGTCGTTGGCGAGGCATCTTCCTAAATTTATAATACTGGATATAACCCCGAGAGAATTGGGTATTGACAAATCTAAATATGAAAAACTTGATATTTTATTGCCTTATTGCGAAGAACACCCGCAGTTTTTAAAATATATTAAAGAGGTTAGTGAGTTTGAAACGGAAAAACTTTTTTCCAAAACGTACCCTTATAACTCATCTGCCTTTATTTTGGCTAATAATAGTTTATTCTCAAAATCTATTGAAAAGGATGATAATGGATATTTGCCACTGCATGGTTTTATGACAAAGCCCGAGATGGATGACTACATTAAGAGAATGAATAATAGAGCAAAGAAAATTCGTAAAAAAATTGAGATTCCCGAAACTAAGGCTGTCAACTATTTTAAACGGTTTTTAAGTGACGCTGCTAAATATAAAATTAAAACAATGGTAATTATCTCGCCTACCATATTGAACAACTCATTTTACCTGGATAATCAAACTATCGAGCGAGACCTCATAGGAAAAATCACAAGCGAATATCCTAATGTTACCCTCCTGGATTTTTCTACTGATCCGCGGTTTAATTATCACCCCGAAAAATTTAACGACGTATTTCACCTTAACAAGCGCGGATCAGAAGAGTTTTCTGCAATTGTAGCACAACATATTAAAGCAAACCTGTAGCGTTAAACACCTGGCTTAAGCAGCTGTTTCGGAGCGTCGTCAAGTAAATTTAACTTGTTCCGCAACAAAACAGGCAGGAAGTTATTCAAATTGATTTGCTGTAAATGTTTTTTGTGACGGTAATAAAGCCCCGCGCTATTGAATTTTTTACTTAATATAAAAAAAGCAGGTATTTATTATATTTACCCTTAATATACACCTTACCTATTGTTAAAGTAAAAAGAATGAGCATCGAAAAACTGGAACTGTACATTACCACGGCCGACCTGGAAAGTCTTGATAGCCTGCTGGCGCAAAACCCGGCGTTGGCAAAGGCCCGTACCAGTCACCAGGTTTCGCCGCTGATGCTTTCCTGTTATTATAAAAAGCCTGAGGTTACCACATTAATCTTAAAATACCTGGACGAGATCAATCTTTTCGAAGCCTCGGCGGCAGGGAGGTTTGATGTAGTGGCCAACCTTGTTTACGCACACCCCGATGCCGTTAATTTTTATGCTGAAGATGGATTTACGCCGTTGGGCCTGGCCTGTTATTTTGGCCATTACGAAATTGCGCAATACCTGGTATTAAAGGGAGCTGATGTTAATATGCCGTCAAATAATGGATTCAGCGTTTATCCGCTGCATTCTGCTGCTGCAGGTAATTTTACCCAGATAGCCCGCATGCTGATTGAAAACAATGCGCTTGTAAACGTAAAACAAAAGGCCGGTGTAACTGCGCTGCACTCTGCCGCTCAAAACGGCAATATCGATCTGCTGATTACGCTGCTGGAACACGGCGCCGATGTAACCGTCCGTATGGAAGGTGGTAAACTGGCTGCTGACCTGGCCCGCGAAAAAGGCTTTAACGAAATCGCCGAAGCCCTCAACTGATCCGGCTGCGTAAATTTGCGAATGGAGCCGATAAAATAAGCCAAGGTGAGCTCATGTTAGGCTTTTTTCAAATATATTTCTCATGGTAAAAGTCTAAGAAACAAGGCCAAAAGATTATTATCTTATTTTTTTAAATATTGCTCGCCGGTTAAAAGCGACAAAAAAATAGCCGAAAATTACTTTCCGGCTATAAAACTCCATACCTATAATAAACTACCTAAATTTAAACTTAAGCCCTGTAATTTATACGCTATTGTTTATATAAAAATTAATTTTTATATTTAATCCAATAAAAGGCTCCCGGCCTCGCGCCAGGAGTCTTCTTGATTTGATAAATTATTGATGAGCAGGGCGCTCAATGAGTGTTCTTATACGACATTCATTTTCTAAGGTTTCAGTTTTTTTTAAATTTTTAAAAATGAGCTGATCTTTTTTAAAATGACTGTTGATGAGCATTTTAACTTGAAATTGGAGTGTCATCCCGTCGACTGAGTCCGGGATCCCATGTGATTATTCACCTGTCGTCAGGTCTTCAGGCGCGTTTATTCGCCTGAAGATTCTTAAAAACCACCACGGCAATACTTTCAATTGATAGAAAGTAGGTACGGGCTCAGCATTTATTTTACTTTATTGCTAGCAGCTCCACCTGCTCAATTACCGGGGCTGTAGCTAGTAACTCAGCTGCGTTTGCCATGAGGGCTTCGGCAATTTTTCCATTTAAATGGGCCGCTCTTCCGGCTTCTGTTTCAAAAGTATCGAAG of Mucilaginibacter xinganensis contains these proteins:
- a CDS encoding FtsK/SpoIIIE family DNA translocase: MPVKGNQFRSNSFKQENQPRQPNQKIEKERPVKQREERLRPSDLLNSKVIKISGLFLLLLSVYFLIAFTAYLFTWQEDQSYVSAANGGWHNLFRTTQELMENGVKNPMVDNWAGKLGALLSNQFIFEWFGLASFVFVFVFFIAGYRMLFKVRLVPLSKTLAYSFFLLVFISVAMGFFHAFITETPNYLEGGFGYWTNRLLDAQIGQAGTAGILVFLALAILVIAYNIDFKIPSRSAKTVPSAPVDHIVPEPVELEEEEISLPVEWPGRANRQKENTEKMVNPEPVKQQAFVQNPVFHEPVVLMPDPPKTDEAEEENDIPLTVGVTRPTPVLNIEKTDDDKKAESLLEQFGKYDHTLELSSYKYPTLDLLENYGSNKISVNSDELEANKNKIVETLNHYNIEIDKIKATIGPTVTLYEIIPAPGVRISKIKNLEDDIALSLAALGIRIIAPMPGKGTIGIEVPNQHPEMVSMRSVLSTEKYQNTTMDLPIALGKTISNEVFIADLAKMPHLLVAGATGQGKSVGINAILVSLLFKKHPAELKFVLVDPKKVELTLFRKIERHFLAKLPDEADAIITDTKKVVNTLNSLCIEMDQRYDLLKDAQVRNLKEYNEKFVHRKIADPEKHRYLPFIVLVIDEFADLMMTAGKEVEVPIARIAQLARAVGIHLVIATQRPSVNIITGTIKANFPSRLAFRVLSKIDSRTILDSGGADQLIGRGDMLLSTGSDLIRLQCAFVDTHEVERISDFIGNQRGYASAMLLPEYVGEGETSTSKEYDPDNRDPMFEDAARLIVLHQQGSTSLIQRKMKLGYNRAGRIIDQLEAAGIVGPFEGSKARDVLYPDEYSLERHLESLQKNSN
- a CDS encoding MBOAT family O-acyltransferase, translating into MLFNSIDFVFFYIIVTTLYFVVPHKLKWVILLAASCYFYMAFVPIYILILGFTIVIDYFAGIYIENEHNPRRRKMLLAASLAANVGILIFFKYFNFLNLNVNILCNKFNYHNPIPYLSILLPIGLSFHTFQAMSYTIEVYRGKQKAEKHFGIYSLYVMFYPQLVAGPIERPQNILPQLHKKHEFNYDLMQSGLKMMLWGFFKKLVIADRLSIFVNSVYNNPDMHNGTTIVIASFFFAIQIYCDFSGYTDIAIGCARTMGFDLMKNFDRPYFASNIQDFWRRWHISLSTWFRDYVYFPLGGSKGSRSRTCFNLFVIFLLSGIWHGANYTYVIWGMLHGLYSVIYIVIKPYLRKTPSNKVAATLMRMGNIALTLSFVTFAWIFFRAATIHDAFTLIHNLKSFGAAPFIGDGISNFAQSVLGILLLFVLEYKIEYHPDQFNFFSSPNIVVRWGALVFTILWIIVFGVFNGSQFIYFQF
- a CDS encoding ankyrin repeat domain-containing protein, encoding MSIEKLELYITTADLESLDSLLAQNPALAKARTSHQVSPLMLSCYYKKPEVTTLILKYLDEINLFEASAAGRFDVVANLVYAHPDAVNFYAEDGFTPLGLACYFGHYEIAQYLVLKGADVNMPSNNGFSVYPLHSAAAGNFTQIARMLIENNALVNVKQKAGVTALHSAAQNGNIDLLITLLEHGADVTVRMEGGKLAADLAREKGFNEIAEALN